The following coding sequences lie in one Nitrospirota bacterium genomic window:
- a CDS encoding TlpA family protein disulfide reductase, whose product MKHKGLILVIIIAVCLAALLLLPKEKKYTEIASVGKPAPAFELRDANGNTWKLADLKGKVVFLNFWATWCTTCKSEAPYKEALFQKMQGKSFQMLGVLFRDDPSNLSEYYRTQPVSPPTLLSPENEMAKLYGITGVPETFIIDKDGIVREKLVGPREWTNPENIKMLEKYL is encoded by the coding sequence GTGAAACATAAAGGTCTTATTCTTGTAATCATCATTGCAGTTTGTCTTGCTGCATTACTGCTCCTTCCAAAGGAAAAGAAATACACGGAGATCGCGTCGGTCGGCAAGCCTGCGCCTGCGTTTGAATTAAGGGACGCAAACGGCAACACATGGAAGCTCGCTGATCTCAAGGGCAAAGTTGTATTTTTGAATTTCTGGGCCACCTGGTGCACTACATGTAAATCTGAAGCCCCTTACAAGGAAGCCCTCTTTCAGAAGATGCAGGGCAAGTCCTTCCAGATGTTAGGAGTTCTGTTCAGGGACGACCCGTCCAATCTTTCTGAATATTACAGGACGCAGCCTGTCAGCCCTCCGACACTCTTAAGCCCTGAAAATGAGATGGCGAAACTATACGGGATAACAGGCGTTCCCGAAACCTTTATTATTGATAAGGACGGCATCGTCAGGGAAAAGTTAGTGGGGCCAAGAGAATGGACCAATCCTGAGAATATCAAAATGCTTGAGAAGTATTTGTAA
- a CDS encoding epoxyqueuosine reductase: protein MYNKLKDIAFSSGLTAFGVADVADLRSHFDALPLDQTEGLSFGISIGARVSASVLKSCVTGPTRHYLHHYKMVNLLLDQTALKISLAIQDKGYNALPVPASQIVDWVKQTAHLSHKMVALRAGLGWIGRNNLLVHPEAGSRIRIATVLTDMPLQTDTLLERDCGGCRKCIEVCPVSAIRDSYRDWDKAACLEKLKYFAKEYNVGQYICGLCVKVCKP, encoded by the coding sequence ATGTATAACAAACTTAAAGACATCGCTTTTTCCTCTGGACTGACCGCGTTCGGGGTCGCCGATGTTGCGGACCTGAGATCTCACTTTGACGCTCTCCCACTGGACCAGACAGAGGGTTTGTCATTTGGGATTTCCATAGGGGCGAGGGTCTCCGCTTCGGTCCTCAAGAGCTGCGTGACCGGTCCCACCCGTCACTATCTTCACCATTACAAGATGGTCAACCTCCTGCTCGATCAAACCGCCCTGAAAATATCTCTTGCCATACAGGACAAGGGATATAATGCTCTCCCTGTTCCTGCAAGCCAGATCGTAGACTGGGTAAAGCAGACGGCCCACCTCTCGCACAAGATGGTGGCTCTGCGCGCGGGGCTCGGATGGATAGGAAGGAACAACCTGCTGGTGCATCCTGAAGCAGGCTCCAGGATAAGGATTGCTACTGTCCTGACCGACATGCCTTTGCAAACAGATACGCTTCTTGAAAGAGACTGCGGCGGATGCAGAAAGTGTATCGAGGTATGCCCCGTGTCCGCGATCAGGGATTCCTACAGGGACTGGGACAAAGCAGCCTGCCTCGAAAAATTGAAATACTTCGCCAAAGAATACAACGTAGGGCAATACATCTGCGGCCTCTGCGTCAAAGTCTGCAAGCCGTAA
- a CDS encoding PAS domain-containing protein — translation MKVSKNISRIITVLTGIVIFIVMVVFPLGYFFVSYQNMTGALEAEAEINARNITTMISANPEMWEFQQLRLQEYLSRRPIRGDAEIRRILNLSNKLVAENADILEPPIITRSENIHDSGVVAGRVEISRSMRPIIKQTGVAVLLMLPLGLGVFLIVWLLPIRTIYRTEKTLRESEERFRELSLEFQTVLDCIRDPLFQLNNELMILWANKGASAVLNKESPAVTGKYCYELWHGRSIPCEICPSTRSFEKGTAEGAQISTPDGRLFDERVFPVKDENGGVKSVVVLATDITEKTNLQAEMLRAGHLASLGELAAGIAHEINNPINGVINYAQLLADKMPAGTREEDMASRIIKEGSRVAEIVRSLLSFARAKKDEKIPVRIKDVLSESFTLTMAQIQKDNIHVTIDIPEHLPSVMANPQQLQQVFLNVLNNARYALNQKYPGAHEYKKIEIKVETVLSQDNKYVQVGLLDYGTGIPSGILNKVMNPFFTTKPSGSGTGLGLSISYGIIKDHSGSLRIESEQDKFTKVIITLPQAGIQTSNG, via the coding sequence GTGAAGGTCTCTAAAAACATAAGCCGTATAATAACTGTCCTTACAGGGATAGTTATATTCATAGTTATGGTCGTCTTCCCGCTTGGATACTTCTTTGTTTCTTATCAAAATATGACAGGCGCGCTTGAGGCTGAAGCGGAGATCAACGCAAGAAACATTACAACCATGATCAGCGCGAACCCGGAAATGTGGGAGTTCCAGCAACTGAGACTTCAGGAGTACCTTTCACGCCGTCCGATCAGGGGGGACGCTGAAATAAGGCGCATCCTGAATTTAAGCAATAAGCTCGTTGCCGAGAATGCGGACATATTAGAGCCTCCGATCATCACGCGGTCGGAAAATATCCATGATTCAGGGGTCGTTGCAGGCAGGGTCGAGATATCCCGTTCCATGCGGCCGATCATAAAACAAACGGGGGTGGCGGTATTATTGATGCTGCCTCTTGGTTTGGGAGTGTTTCTGATTGTGTGGCTGCTGCCAATCAGGACAATCTATCGCACTGAAAAGACACTTCGTGAAAGCGAGGAGAGGTTCAGGGAGCTTTCACTTGAGTTTCAGACCGTTCTTGACTGCATCCGTGATCCGTTATTCCAGTTAAACAACGAACTGATGATACTATGGGCCAATAAAGGCGCCTCTGCCGTTCTTAATAAAGAGAGCCCGGCTGTAACAGGAAAATATTGTTATGAGTTATGGCACGGCCGTTCAATTCCTTGTGAAATATGCCCTTCGACAAGGAGTTTTGAGAAAGGGACTGCTGAGGGGGCCCAAATCTCAACTCCTGACGGCAGATTGTTTGATGAAAGAGTTTTCCCCGTAAAGGATGAAAACGGCGGGGTAAAAAGTGTCGTTGTCCTGGCTACCGACATAACCGAAAAGACCAATCTGCAGGCTGAGATGCTTCGCGCAGGACATCTTGCGTCATTAGGGGAGCTTGCCGCCGGCATTGCCCATGAGATCAACAACCCTATCAATGGGGTAATCAATTATGCGCAGTTATTGGCGGATAAAATGCCGGCCGGGACAAGGGAAGAAGATATGGCAAGCCGGATCATCAAAGAAGGAAGCCGTGTAGCGGAGATCGTTCGCAGCCTCCTGTCTTTTGCGCGGGCGAAAAAGGACGAAAAGATACCAGTCCGTATCAAAGACGTCTTGTCCGAGTCATTTACTTTGACAATGGCGCAGATCCAGAAGGACAATATTCATGTAACTATAGACATCCCCGAACATCTGCCTTCTGTCATGGCAAACCCCCAGCAATTGCAGCAGGTTTTTTTGAATGTTCTTAATAACGCAAGATACGCCCTGAACCAGAAGTATCCCGGCGCGCACGAATACAAAAAAATCGAAATAAAGGTGGAAACGGTTTTGTCGCAAGATAATAAGTATGTGCAGGTCGGTCTTCTTGACTATGGCACCGGCATTCCTTCCGGCATCCTGAATAAAGTAATGAACCCTTTTTTTACTACAAAACCTTCAGGCAGCGGGACCGGTCTTGGTTTGAGCATAAGTTACGGCATTATAAAAGACCACAGCGGCAGTCTCAGGATCGAGAGCGAGCAGGATAAGTTTACAAAGGTCATTATCACCCTGCCCCAAGCCGGGATACAAACAAGTAACGGGTAA
- a CDS encoding substrate-binding domain-containing protein, producing the protein MNYKSNSFYIVVLSALSITLSLFSAPYAYSAENELKIGGVGSALGTMKVLGLAFEKAHPGIRVKIFPSLGSTGGIKAAAEGSIDIGLSGRGLQGTEVSLELSITEYSKTPLVLVANKSVRASGLTTREIVEIYKGEKLAWPDGQRIRLILRPSHDSDTLVIRKITPEMGRAVEAALSREGMLAAATDQENADIIEKTPGAVGFSTLSQIVSEERRLQILTYNGMSPGVNNFASGHYPIFKSLFIVTKHQRSDKVNKFLDFIKSPEGRKILEEYGSLFVADKPENK; encoded by the coding sequence ATGAATTACAAATCTAACAGCTTTTATATCGTAGTACTGTCTGCACTCTCGATAACTCTGAGTCTTTTTTCCGCTCCATATGCATATTCAGCAGAAAATGAATTGAAGATAGGCGGCGTCGGAAGCGCGCTGGGCACCATGAAAGTGCTCGGACTGGCATTTGAAAAAGCACATCCAGGTATCAGGGTCAAGATATTCCCGAGTCTGGGCAGCACAGGCGGGATAAAAGCTGCCGCAGAAGGTTCAATAGATATAGGGCTGAGCGGGAGAGGATTGCAGGGTACAGAAGTCAGCCTTGAATTGTCAATAACGGAATATTCAAAAACACCGCTGGTCCTCGTCGCAAATAAAAGCGTGAGAGCGTCGGGACTGACCACGCGGGAAATTGTAGAAATTTATAAAGGGGAGAAACTGGCGTGGCCGGACGGGCAGCGAATCCGCCTGATCCTCCGGCCTTCTCACGACAGCGATACATTGGTTATCAGGAAAATAACGCCTGAAATGGGCAGGGCCGTTGAAGCCGCGTTGTCACGGGAGGGGATGCTGGCAGCAGCGACAGACCAGGAGAACGCCGACATAATAGAAAAAACCCCCGGGGCTGTGGGATTTTCGACTTTGTCCCAGATTGTATCCGAAGAACGGCGGCTGCAAATACTCACTTACAATGGCATGTCGCCGGGTGTTAATAATTTTGCGAGCGGACATTATCCTATCTTTAAATCGCTCTTCATTGTAACGAAACATCAACGGTCTGACAAGGTCAATAAATTTCTTGATTTTATTAAGTCCCCGGAAGGCAGAAAAATATTGGAAGAGTACGGGAGCCTGTTCGTTGCAGATAAACCGGAAAATAAATAG